In Blautia wexlerae DSM 19850, a single window of DNA contains:
- a CDS encoding N-acetylmuramoyl-L-alanine amidase, whose amino-acid sequence MKKPSMISILLFLTGLLCIIALIFFNRTTLHQILSTEKEVDTISEQITAKHDEVKQAVDKYTTAIDTVQSNINRMKQKQQTATQKKTKEKAEIPEESSSKPSVFSQNSTSASSDSSAGVFSSDAETGGHIIGIDPGHQSESVDMSAPEPNGPGSSEMKAKCTSGTQGTYSGVPEYQLNLEVSLQLKDELEQRGYQVVMTRTDNETAISNMERAQYAAAQGAEIYVRIHANGDDSHTASGALTMSPSQNNPYIPQLFEQSDRLSRCIIDSYCAATGFQNLGIQYTDTMTGINWSTVPVTILEMGFMTSQNDDLKMNDAEFQKTMVQGIANGIDSYFAS is encoded by the coding sequence ATGAAGAAACCCAGCATGATCAGCATCCTTCTGTTTCTGACAGGACTCCTGTGCATCATAGCCCTGATCTTCTTTAACAGGACCACACTGCACCAGATCCTCTCTACCGAAAAAGAAGTCGACACAATCTCCGAACAGATCACTGCAAAACACGACGAAGTCAAACAGGCAGTAGACAAGTACACTACCGCCATAGACACAGTCCAGTCAAATATCAATCGCATGAAACAAAAACAACAGACAGCCACACAGAAGAAAACAAAAGAAAAAGCTGAAATCCCGGAAGAATCTTCATCAAAGCCTTCTGTATTCAGCCAGAACAGCACCAGCGCCTCTTCTGATTCCAGTGCCGGCGTTTTCTCCTCCGATGCCGAAACAGGCGGACATATAATAGGAATCGATCCAGGGCATCAGAGTGAGTCCGTGGATATGAGTGCCCCGGAGCCCAACGGTCCCGGTTCTTCTGAAATGAAAGCAAAATGTACCAGCGGAACTCAGGGAACCTACAGTGGTGTTCCCGAATACCAGCTCAATCTGGAGGTCTCTCTTCAACTAAAGGATGAACTGGAACAGAGAGGCTATCAGGTAGTCATGACACGAACAGACAATGAAACAGCCATCAGCAACATGGAACGCGCACAATATGCTGCTGCACAAGGCGCAGAGATTTATGTCCGCATCCATGCAAACGGCGATGATTCCCATACTGCATCAGGAGCACTGACCATGTCGCCCTCTCAGAATAACCCTTATATCCCACAACTGTTTGAACAGTCTGATCGATTATCCCGGTGCATCATCGATTCCTACTGTGCTGCAACAGGTTTTCAGAACCTTGGAATCCAGTACACTGACACAATGACAGGAATTAACTGGAGCACTGTTCCTGTTACGATCCTTGAAATGGGATTTATGACAAGCCAGAATGACGATCTGAAAATGAATGACGCAGAATTCCAGAAAACAATGGTACAGGGAATCGCAAATGGCATTGACAGCTACTTTGCATCATGA
- the rpsL gene encoding 30S ribosomal protein S12, producing the protein MPTFNQLVRKGRQTSVKKSTAPALQKTFNSLRKKAVEQSAPQKRGVCTAVKTATPKKPNSALRKIARVRLSNGIEVTSYIPGEGHNLQEHSVVLIRGGRVKDLPGTRYHIIRGTLDTAGVANRKQARSKYGAKRPKKK; encoded by the coding sequence ATGCCAACATTCAACCAGTTAGTAAGAAAAGGACGCCAGACATCTGTAAAGAAATCTACAGCTCCGGCTCTCCAGAAAACATTCAACTCTTTAAGAAAGAAAGCAGTTGAACAGTCTGCACCACAGAAACGTGGCGTTTGTACAGCAGTTAAGACTGCAACTCCTAAGAAGCCTAACTCAGCTCTTAGAAAAATCGCCAGAGTTCGTCTTTCCAACGGAATCGAAGTAACAAGCTACATCCCAGGAGAAGGTCACAACCTTCAGGAGCATAGCGTTGTTCTTATCCGTGGTGGAAGGGTTAAGGACTTACCTGGTACAAGATACCACATCATCAGAGGTACTCTTGATACTGCAGGTGTTGCTAACAGAAAACAGGCCCGTTCTAAATACGGCGCTAAGAGACCGAAAAAGAAATAA
- the rpsG gene encoding 30S ribosomal protein S7, whose amino-acid sequence MPRKGHTQKRDVLADPMYNNKVVTKLINNIMLDGKKGVAQKIVYGAFARIEEKAGKPALEVFEEAMNNIMPLLEVKARRIGGATYQVPIEVRADRRQALALRWLTMFSRKRGEKTMEERLANELLDAMNNTGASVKRKEDMHKMAEANKAFAHYRF is encoded by the coding sequence GTGCCACGTAAAGGACATACTCAGAAAAGAGACGTTCTGGCAGATCCAATGTACAACAATAAAGTGGTTACCAAACTTATCAATAACATCATGTTAGACGGTAAGAAAGGTGTAGCACAGAAAATTGTTTACGGTGCATTCGCCAGAATCGAAGAAAAAGCTGGTAAACCAGCACTTGAAGTTTTCGAAGAGGCTATGAACAACATCATGCCACTTCTTGAAGTAAAAGCTAGACGTATCGGTGGTGCTACTTATCAGGTTCCGATCGAGGTAAGAGCAGACAGACGTCAGGCACTGGCTCTTCGCTGGTTAACAATGTTCTCTCGTAAAAGAGGCGAGAAAACAATGGAAGAAAGACTTGCAAATGAGCTTTTAGATGCAATGAACAACACAGGTGCATCCGTTAAGAGAAAAGAAGACATGCACAAGATGGCTGAGGCAAATAAAGCATTTGCTCACTATCGCTTCTAA